The genomic region CGACTGGCGGCCGAGCTGCTGGCGAGCGCCAAGGACCGCGCCGAGAACGTGATGATCGTCGACGTGCTGCGCAACGATCTCGGCCGGGTGTGCGGCCCCGGCACCATCGAGACACCGGCGCTTTGCGAGCTCGAGAGCTTCGCGCAGGTTCACCATCTGACTTCGACCGTGACCGGAACCCTGCGGGCCGGCACCGACGCCTTCGATCTGCTGCACGCCTGCTTTCCCGGCGGCTCGATCACCGGCGCGCCGAAGATTCGCGCGATGGAGATCCTCGACCAGCTCGAACCGGTGCGCCGCCACATCTACACCGGCGCGATCGGTTACGTGGGGTGGAATGGTGACGCCGACTGGAGCATCGCGATTCGCACCGCGCTGGTGACCGCCGACGGCGTGCGCTTCGCCGCCGGTGGCGGTATCACCGCGGACTCAGACGCGGAAGAGGAATACCGCGAGTGCCTGCATAAGGCCGAAGGGATGCGGCGGGCGCTGGAGCGCGTGTTCGGCCCGATCGTGCTCGATTCGACGCTGGCCGGCGCGACACGGTGAACGCGCGGCATCCGGCCGTGCGCGGCGCGCGGCCGCCGGTGCGCTATCCCGATCGCGTGGTGTGGATGGACGGGCGGCTGCTGGGTGGCGCCGAGGCCGCGATTTCGATTTTCGATCGCGGTGCGCGCGATGGTGAGGGGCTGTTCGAAACCGTGAGAGTTTCGAACCGTCATCCGGTGCGATGGACCACGCATCTCGAGCGGCTGGTGCTGTCGGCTGCCGAACTGGGCTTTCCAGTCCCGGCTTCGCCTTCCGAGCTGCGCACTGCGCTGGCGGCCACGCTGGAGGCGAACGCGTTGACGGACGCGGTCGCGCGCGTGACGGTGACCCGCGGTGTGCCGGGCTCGCGCCCGACCCGCAGCGGCGCATGGATCGAGGTCGAGCCGCTGGCGGCGCGGCTGTGGAACGCCCCGAGCGGCGTGACCGCGATGGTCTCGCGGGTGGCGTTCACTCCCGGAGCGCTGGGCCGCCACAAGACCACGAGCCGACTGGCCTACGCGCTGGCCCGCGAGGAAGCGCGCGCGGTGGGCGCCGACGAGGCGCTGCTCGCGAGTGCTCAGGGAGAGCTGCTCGAGGGCACGGTGACGAATGTGTTCGTGGTGATCGGAGACGCGTGCGTGACGCCGCCGCTCGCGAGCGACATCCTGCCGGGAACCACCCGTGCCTGGGCGCTGCGCGCCGCCGCGGAATCCGGACTCGCGGTCGCAGAACGCACGATCGCGGTGCGAGAGCTGGCCACGGCCGATGAGTTGTTCCTGACCAACGCGATCCAGGGGGTCGTGAGTGTCGCGCGCCTCGAAGGCCGCGCGATCCCCGGCCGCGCCGTCGCCGCCCGCCTTGCGGCGCTTCATGCGCAGCTGATCGAAACCGACGCGCGGGCCCGCGACTGAGCCAGTCCGCCCACGCGCTGCGCGCGCTCGCCCCGCCACGACTGTTGCGCGGGCGTTGAGCGTTCACGATCGCGTGCCGATTCAGCTTTCGAACGGCTGCGACGGGAGGCGTGCATCCCGCATACGATGGCACGGACGATGCCACTCCGATGGAGTGAGCAGGTGAGGGTCGACGATCGAGAGCGCGGAGGACTCGGGCGATGGCGGTGATCAAGGGCGGACGGCTGGACTTCCTCGCCCCGCATCTCCTGCGCAGTCAGTTCCTGCGCCCGGGCTTCGTGCGGCTGAGCTTGCGTCTCGGAGCCGCACAGCAGATGCCCCACTGGGCGAAGCTCCAGTTCCTGCAATTCGGGGTCTCGCACGACGACCTCGAGCGCACGCTCGGGCGCATCACCAGCCTCGAGTCGTGGGTGGACGAATGGGAATACCTCGGCCGCGCTCACGAACAGGGCGCACGCGATGCGCTCGCGCTGGGTCGCGCTGACGAGGCCGCGCGCCGATTCGTAGCGGCGTCGGC from Candidatus Eisenbacteria bacterium harbors:
- a CDS encoding 2-keto-4-methylthiobutyrate aminotransferase → MNARHPAVRGARPPVRYPDRVVWMDGRLLGGAEAAISIFDRGARDGEGLFETVRVSNRHPVRWTTHLERLVLSAAELGFPVPASPSELRTALAATLEANALTDAVARVTVTRGVPGSRPTRSGAWIEVEPLAARLWNAPSGVTAMVSRVAFTPGALGRHKTTSRLAYALAREEARAVGADEALLASAQGELLEGTVTNVFVVIGDACVTPPLASDILPGTTRAWALRAAAESGLAVAERTIAVRELATADELFLTNAIQGVVSVARLEGRAIPGRAVAARLAALHAQLIETDARARD